A genomic window from Candidatus Poribacteria bacterium includes:
- a CDS encoding 3-oxoacyl-ACP reductase FabG, with protein sequence MRVELRDRVALVTGSTRNIGRAIALAFAGNGADVIVNSHEPDGAEEVVGEIERRGRRACFLQADVSDRGQVAAMFAEAIRRFGRLDLLVNNAGVNVGPDRRAPIHEFRDEDWRRIIATDLDGMFYCSKAAAAHMVERRSGKIINIGSVAGLVPLRQQIAFVAAKAGVANLTKGMALELAPYGIRVNAIAPGSIMTEGTRSLFYGEGDAEKRRRAESLIAHIPLGAPGTPEDIAQAALFLASAASDYVTGHVLVVDGGWTCGYNREW encoded by the coding sequence CTGCGCGTCGAGCTCCGTGACCGCGTCGCGCTGGTGACCGGATCGACGCGGAACATCGGCAGAGCGATCGCCCTCGCCTTCGCAGGGAACGGCGCGGACGTGATCGTCAACAGCCACGAGCCGGACGGAGCCGAGGAGGTCGTCGGCGAGATCGAACGGCGGGGTCGGCGGGCGTGCTTCCTGCAAGCCGACGTCAGCGACCGTGGGCAGGTCGCCGCGATGTTCGCCGAGGCGATCCGCCGGTTCGGGAGGCTCGACCTGCTCGTCAACAACGCAGGCGTGAACGTTGGACCCGACCGCCGCGCTCCCATCCACGAGTTCCGCGACGAGGACTGGCGGCGGATCATCGCGACGGACCTCGACGGGATGTTCTACTGCTCCAAGGCCGCAGCGGCGCACATGGTCGAGCGCCGGTCGGGCAAGATCATCAACATCGGGTCGGTGGCGGGCTTGGTTCCGCTGCGACAGCAGATCGCGTTCGTCGCGGCGAAGGCGGGCGTCGCCAACCTGACGAAGGGCATGGCGCTGGAGCTCGCGCCCTACGGGATCCGGGTCAACGCCATCGCGCCGGGCTCCATCATGACCGAGGGAACGCGCTCGCTCTTCTACGGCGAGGGCGACGCCGAGAAGCGCCGGCGGGCGGAGAGCCTCATCGCGCACATCCCGCTGGGCGCTCCCGGAACGCCGGAGGACATCGCCCAGGCGGCGTTGTTTCTGGCGAGCGCCGCGTCGGACTACGTGACGGGTCACGTCCTGGTCGTGGACGGCGGCTGGACGTGCGGCTACAACCGGGAGTGGTGA
- a CDS encoding cupin domain-containing protein: MSKLRVVKASDVMGFSPAATESAYISRLLVDSEGVGSTRLQINHATLKPGKAPGKGEAHPEPHDEAYYILSGQGLMEFWDKGEHEAYEVGPQTAIFIPAGTGHRITNTGDEDLVFLTLWPIAPQYEGVNGVYDERKRAWGRAFRRVDE, from the coding sequence ATGAGCAAGCTGCGCGTCGTCAAAGCCAGCGACGTGATGGGGTTCAGCCCGGCGGCGACGGAAAGCGCGTACATCTCCCGCCTGCTCGTCGACTCCGAGGGCGTCGGCTCCACGCGGCTCCAGATCAACCACGCGACCCTCAAGCCGGGCAAGGCTCCCGGAAAGGGAGAGGCGCACCCGGAACCCCATGACGAAGCCTATTACATCCTCAGCGGACAAGGCTTGATGGAGTTCTGGGACAAAGGCGAACACGAAGCCTACGAGGTGGGTCCCCAAACGGCGATCTTCATTCCCGCCGGAACCGGACACCGCATCACGAACACGGGCGATGAAGACCTCGTGTTCCTCACCCTCTGGCCCATCGCGCCGCAGTACGAAGGCGTGAACGGCGTCTACGACGAGCGCAAGCGCGCCTGGGGCAGAGCCTTCCGCCGCGTGGACGAGTGA